Genomic DNA from uncultured Fretibacterium sp.:
AACGAAAAATGCGGATGGCCGGGGAACCCCAGCGGCAAGGCCAAGATCAAGATGGACGGCGTGGAGTACGACATGAGCTTCAAGACGAACCTGGCATCCGCGGACGGCAAGGGATACCTGACCGTCACCGTCGAGAACGGCGGGAAAAAGCAGGAATTGGTCTTCGACATGGTGGGGATCGACGGCGGCAAACCGAAGCTGGCGGCGGGGACGCACGCGCCGGCTGCACCGGTTTTTCCGGGCTCCAATCCCTCCGTGGCTATGACACTCGATTATGACGACTCCACGGGTGGATTGAAGATCAAAAAACCGGACGGCTCGACGGTCTTCGAGTACAATCTCAAGGCCGATATGCGTTACACGTCCTTCACCCTCAAGAACGGAGCGACCGAGACCCCCGTTATCGCCGAGTTCGATGAGAGCCCCAGCAAGCTTTCGGGGACGCCGACGACGCTGACGCTGTGGTATCCCAAGACGGGGGGAGCGGGGATGGAACGCCTGACGGCAAAGGTTCATTTCAAGCCGGACGGCAAGTTTGACTTTGTCGAGAAGATAGCGGGCACATTTCCGGCGGGTTTTACCGCGGATAATCTTAAAATCGCGGTCGTTGGCAATGGGTCGGGGTTGGCGGTCCAGCAGGCCAAGGACCTCGCGAATCCCAAGGAGCCCTTCGACACCTTGGCACAGATCAATCAGGGCGGCTTTCACCAGACGAAGAAGGATATCTTTGATTGTCAGGGCAACAAATATACGTTGGAGGTCAACTTCAAGAAGATCACCGAGAACCGCTGGCGTTGGGAGGCGTTTCTTCTGGATTCCGAGGGCAAGCAGGTATCGGGGCCGAACTGTGAGGAGGGCAGCGGAAGCTCGTCGGGGAACTCCAGCGCCATTGTTCCGACCCCCTCGTCCGGAGAGATTGCCTTCTGCGGCTGCGGCCCCATCTGCGATCCCCTGGAGCAGGAGATCGAGATTCCCTTCAGCGTCAAGGGGATGACGAACTCGAAGATCAAGTTGAATTTCGGCGGCGACGGCGACAAGCTGAACGGCGTCACGCAGTACGCCTCCGAGACCACCACCAAGGCCATATACCAGGACGGCTACGAGATGGGGGTCTTGAACGATTACAATGTCGGCAAGGATGGGACGATCTCGGGGACCTTCAGCAACGGTCAGGTGCAGAAGCTCTACCGGGTGGCCCTGGCGACCTTTGCCAATCAGCAGGGCCTGGAGAAGACGGGGGAGACCGCCTTTATCCCGACGATCAACTCGGGCGAACCCAACATCGACGCCGCTGATAGCGGGGGTAAGGGCAAAATTACGGGTGCCACATTGGAGATGTCCAACGTGGACCTGACGGAGGAGTTCACGCGCCTCATCATCTCGCAGCGCGGCTTCCAGGCCAATACCCGCGTGGTCACCACCAGCGACCAGATCCTGGAGGAGGTCGTGAACCTGAAACGGTAAGAAAACCTGCCTTGCATGAATGAAAGCGGCCCCCTGTGGGGCCGCTTTTTTTCATACGCTCGTCAGTTGCCGAGGCAGTGGCCGTATTTTGTTATAATAAGCCTAGAAGTGGGGTAGGGGCCGTGCTGATAACAGCGGCTTTTGGGGAGGAACAGAGGAAGCATGGCTATGAACGAACTTGAGGCACAGGTGCGCGGAGCAAACCCGCTCAATGACGTATTGTTCAAATATCTGTTTGTCTCGAACCCCAACAAGGAGAACCTTCTGCGTCTGCTGAACGATGTCCTTGGACCGGAGCGCCGCATTGTGGACGTGGAATATTTGGACCGTGAGAACGATCCTCGGAGATTCGGGGGACGCACTTCTTTTCTGGACGTGCTTGCGCGTTCGGAAGATGGTTGTATTTTTCACGTTGAAGTTCAGCTTTTGGACGAGGGGTATTTTTTCGAGCGGGTGACGTATTATGCGGCGTGCACTTTGAGTGACCAGCTCTCGAAAAGCGATGATTACGATTGCCTGAGGCCGGTGCTGTTTGTGTCTATTCTGAGGTTCGAGCTTTTCCCTGACAGGCCGGAGACCTGGCGGTCGATTCATCGAATTTTGGATGTTGAGAATCTGCAATGCTACAGCAAACTGTTGGAGTTCCAATTTTTCGAGCTCCCGAAACTGAAACGCCTGTTTGCGTCGATGCGCGGCAACGGTGCCGTGCATCGACATAAGCGACCGACACAGCATCCGGGGCTTGACAGCCCCGGAGGGCTGGTCGTCTGCTTATAGGAGGAGATGCCGAGATGGAGCGTCTGGTGAAACAGGATCCAGGGATAAGGCAGCTGAGGAAGGGCGAGCAGTCCTTTTTCCGGACGCCGGGTAATCTGGCGTCGTATCGTATGCGCGAACGTGCGGAGACGGACTACCGCAACGCGTTCAAAAATGCGAAGGCGAGGGCGGAGGCCCAGGGGATGGCCCAGGGGATGGCCCAAGTTGCGCGGCGGATGTTGACCATGAATTTTACCCCCGAACAGATATCCCAGGCAACGGAGTTGTCGCTTGACGAGGTCGATGCGCTGAGGAGAGGTTGAGCGGATTTTGTGGCTCGATTCATCTCTTGTCCTTGGAAAGAAAAGAGAGAAGAGCATGGCGGCCCAACTGTTTGGTGGGGCCGCTTTTTTTGCCGCTGGAGGGGCGATGTAGAAAGTAGGGCAAAAAATTTTTTCTCCAAGCCTCGTTTTTTGAGCGATTTTCGTATACAATCAGTAAGTGATTCGCGCAGCCTGAGGACACGTTGCTCCTTTTTTCATGAAAAGTACTGTGTCTGTTGGGTTTAGGGCGATTTGACGCGTTTGTCGGACGGAGGGTACGATGATCGAACTGCATCGTCTGAATGGCGAACTTTTTTTGCTGAACTCTGATATGATTGAAACCGTTGAGATTACGCCGGACACAGTGGTGCGCCTTTTCAACGGACATCGTTACATTGTTAGGGAGACCCTTGCGGAGATTTGCGATAAGACCGTGGCCTTCAGGCGATTGGCGGGTTACTCCTGTGTCATGGCCAGTGCTCTGGACGAGTCGAGGGATCCGGAGCCGGGGCGGCAGGGTCTTTCCTGAGGACATACTGCCAGGCGAGAGGTGGATGAATCTTGGATCTGACCACAGTCGTAGGAATGCTCATCTCATGGATTCTGGTTATTGGGGGCATGGCCTCGGGCGGGAGCCTGGGGGCCTACATTGACATCCCCTCGCTCCTGATCACGATCGGTGGAACGGTCGGAGCCGTCATCGTCTCCTTTCCCGGGGATAAGCTCAAGGCGGCGGGAGGAGTGATCAAAAGCGCCTTTGTCTCGAGGGAACCCAATCTTCTGGGGATGGTGCAGACCATCGTCAGCTTTGCCGAAAAGGCCCGGCGCGAAGGGCTTCTGGCGCTGGAGTCCGACGTCTCGGAGCTCGATAACGAATTTATGAAAAAATCCATCCAGCTGGTGGTTGACGGGACGGATCCCGAGCTGGTCAAGGCGATCCTGGACACCGAAATTGGGGTCCGAGAGGATCGCCACCTTTCAAATAAGGCCGTCTTCGACACGATGGCGGAGCTGGCTCCGGCCTATGGGATGATCGGGACCCTGATAGGCCTGATCGCCATGCTGGGAAACCTGCAGGACGTCAGCGCCCTGGGGCCCGGAATGGCGGTAGCCCTGATCACGACGATGTATGGATCGATGGTGGCCAACATGTTCGCGGGGCCCATCTCGAAGAAGCTCGCGGCGCGGTCGGCCCAGCAGATTGCGGCGATGGAGCTGATGGTCGAGGGGATACTGGCCATCCAGGCCGGGGAGAACCCACGCATCGTGGAGGAGAAGCTCAAGGTGTTCCTCCCCCCGAGGCTCAGAGGAACCCTGGGACAGAAGGAGGAATAGCCCATGGCCCGACAGAAGAAAGCCCCCCCTCCCCCTCCGTCCGCCCCCCTCTATATGGCGACCTATGGGGATATGGTGACGCTGGTCCTTTGCTTCTTCGTCCTGCTCTTCGCGATGTCCTCCGTCGATGCCCAGAAGTTTCAAAAGGCCCTGATCTCGCTGAAGGGCTCCTTGGGGGTGCTTAAAGGAGGACAGACGACGGAGGAGCCCATTGAGCCCCACCGGAGCGGGGAGGAGGGGCGGGACGCCGGGTCCGCGCCGCGCTTCGAGATGGATACGCGCCACGTCGCGCATACGATCAACAGCTACCTGCGCGCCGAGGGGCTGGACAAGTCCATCCAGGTTTCGATCAACCAGCGGGGGGTCGCGGTCTCTATCTCGGATCAGTTCCTCTTCGCCTCCGGCAGCGCGGAGCTCAAGCCCGAGGGGCAGCGTGCGCTTTACAAGATAGCGATGTTGGTGCGCGACAAGGTTCCCGCCGTCGCGGTGGAGGGGCATACCGATTCGGTCCCTCTGGCCGGAGGAATGTACCGCAACAACTGGGGGCTTTCCTCCATGAGGGCGGCGGTCGTGGCCGATTACCTTGAGACGGCGGGGGGAATCGATCCGCTGAAACTTCAGGCGGTGGGGTTTGCCTCCTATCAGCCGATCGTCCCCAACGACAGCCCCGAGCACAGGGCGTTGAACCGCCGGGTCGATCTCGTATTTCTTTCTCAGTATCCCAAACGCTAAAAGGGGTTGAACGGAGCCGCATGAAACGGATCATTGTTTTTGTCGTGGTAGGGCTGGTGATGTTCGGGGCCGGTTTCGGCGGCGGGCTGATGCTGGGTCGCACCATGGCGTCGGGGGACGGCGCCGCGGTGGATACGCGCCAGGTAAAGGCGCCGGGGCCCATCGTGTCCGTCGGCGAATTTACGAGCAACCTGGCCGGGGCGGGAAGGCACGTTATTACCTTCACGCTGTCACTGGAGCTCCTGAACGAGAAGGCGGTCGATGTCATACAGGCCCCCGGGTGGCTCCTCAGGATCAAGAACGAGGTGCTGCTGATCGTCAAGGATAAGGTCTACGAGGATCTGACCAGCGCCGAGGGAACTCTGCAGTTCGCGGGGGACATCAAGAGGACCCTGAACTCCATATTGCCGGAGAGCAAGGGGGAGCCCCTTATCGTTCAGGCGCTCTTCGAGTCGTTTGTGCTTCAATAGGGTTTCGTAGGGCTCCGTGTTTTTTTGAAACGTAAAGGCAGGTGATGACCTCTGGCTCCCGATGTCTTGTCTCAGAGCGAAATAGATTCCCTATTGAGCGCCCTGACCAGTGGGAGTGTGGACCTTGATTCCATCTCAGAGAGCTCCAGCGATTACAAGGTCAAGGTCTACGACTTCAAGCGCCCCGATAAATTCAGCAAGGACCAGCTCCGGGCCATTCAAATGATTCACGAGGCATTTGCCCGGCAGCTGACGACGGTTATGTCGACCCTCATCCGTTCCATGGTCTCGGCCGAGGTTGCCTCCGTGGATCAGCTGGCCTACGAGGAATTTGTGAATTCGCTCGTGCAGCCGACGGTCATCGGAACGGTCGAGATGCATCCCTTTGACGGCAATATCCTGGTGGAGCTCAATCCCAACCTGGTCTTTTCGATCATCGACAGGATGCTCGGGGGAAAGGGGGAGTTCTCGGGAAAGGTCCGGGAGCTCACGGACATCGAGAAGACGGTGACCGAGCGGGTCATGATGCGGATGCTGGAGCTCCTAGAGGACAGCTGGAGCACGGTGGTGGACGTGCGCTTCCGCTTTGAGAGCATGGAGAGCAACCCCTTCTTTGTTCAGATCTGCCCGCCCCGGGACATGGTGCTGCTGGTGATCCTGAAGTTGAAGGTGGGGGACATCGAGGGGATGATGAGCCTCTGCTTCCCCTATTTCCTGATGGAGCCGATCGTCGACAAGCTCTCCTCGCAGCAGTGGTTCGCCTCGACGAGCCGCAAGCGGGACGAGGACGAGAGGGAGCGTATCGTCAGCTCGCTGGGGAACGTCAGGATTCCGCTCAGCCTGGAGCTGGGGCATACGGTGCTGAGCCTGGCGGACGTCTATGCGCTGGAGCCCGGGGACGTCATCAAGCTCGACGAGACGCGGGAGAGCGAGATCTCCGTCCGGGTGGGGAACCACGTGCGTTTCAAGGCCAGGCCGGGGACGCGGGACGGCCGCCTGGCGGCGGAGCTGACCCGGATTTTGGATGGTACGGCAGAGGAAGAGGCGGAAGGAGGAGATGGCGATGGACGATCTTCTTAGCCAGGACGAAATCAACGCGCTGCTCTCCGGAGGGGCGCTGGGGGAGGATTCGGGATCAGGACTCTCCATGGAGGATTCTCAGCTTCTGGACGAGGTCGCCTCTATTTTTTCAAATGCCGAGAACAGCGTTTTTGGCATGTTGTCGGGCAAGGACGTCGATACGGCCCTGGAGAGCGCCGAGGTCCTGTCCCAAAAGGACCTTCTGGAGAAGCTTCCCGAGGCGCCCTTTGTCTTTCGCGCGACCTGCGGGGGGTTTGACGATATTCCCCTGACGCTCGTCGTCGAGCAGCGGGGGGCGCTGATGCTTGCGGACCTGATGATGGGCGGGGAGGGTAAGGAACTGCCCGAGGAGCCAAGCGACCTTTATCTGAATGCGGCTCAGGAGGGCCTGAGCCAGGTCGTCGGCGCCTCCTTCACGAGCCTCAGCGGCCTTCTGGGCGGAAGAAGGCTGATGCCCGAGAACACCACCTCCTCCCTGGCGGGAGAGGATTGGCTTCCCTTCACTCAGCTGGACGCGGAGGCCTCGGTCTGGGTCAGCCCCGCCACCGTTCAGGTGGATGGCTTGGACCCCTTCAAGGTCTGGAGCTCCATACCCCTGGATTCCGCCCTTGCCATCGTGGGGCTGATGCGCCAGATTATCGGGGAGCAGACGCCCAAGGACTCGGTGCCTCCGCCGGATGAGCCGGCAGCCTCGGCCCATCCGGCAGGCCCCGCTCCCTCGATGAGAGCCCCCCAGCCGAAGGCCCCCGCCTCCAACGCAATGCCGTCGATGTCCCGGGCCGCCGCGCAGCAGCCCGCCCCCATGGTGGACGTTCATCCCGCCGAGTTCCTCCCGCTGGGGCAGGGCGGCGGGATGGGGAACAGCCGCATCGATATGCTTGCCGATATCCCCGTTCGGGTGACGGTGGAGCTGGGGAAGACCCGGAAGAACATCTCCGAGATCCTGGCCCTGACCACGGGGTCCGTGATCGAGCTGGACAAGATGGCGGGAGAGCCGGTGGATATCCTGGTCAACGGAAAACCGATAGCCAGGGGGGAGGTTGTCGTGATCGACGAGAATTTCGGCGTGCGCATCACGGACGTGCTGGGCTCCGTAGCCAGGGTCCATTCCGCGTGACGGTCCGCGCCGTTTTGGGCCCTCGTGTCCCCGTTTTGGCTTTTCGTTTTAGCTTTTCATAGGGGCAATTCGTGATATAATCAGTTTCGTTATCGGGGGGCCCTCTCTTTGGTACTCCGATGAGTCTTTGGAAATAAAGGTTTTTTGGCAACTTTGTTTTTGTAACTTCGTTTTTTGCAACTTCTCTGGAAAAAATCGGAAACGATACTGACCGGGCTTGAGTCAGAGAATCTGAGTAAGCGAGGGATACAGCATGGGCAAAAAGGTTCTTATTGTTGATGACGCGGCCTTCATGCGTATGATGTTGAAGGACATCCTTCAAAAGAACGATTTTGAAGTGGTCGCCGAGGCTGAAAACGGCAAGGTGGGCGTGGCTGCGTATCAGAAATTCAAGCCCGACATCGTTACGATGGATATCACCATGCCCGAGATGAACGGCATCGATGCGGTGAAGGCTATCAAGGCCGTGGACGCCAATGCGAAGATCGTTATGGTCTCCGCCATGGGGCAGCAACCGATGGTCATCGAGGCCATCCAGGCCGGAGCCAACGATTTTATCGTCAAGCCCTTCCAGCCGGAGCGGGTCATAGAGGCGATTTCCAAGGTTCTTGCCTAGTCTCGCCGGTTTTTTTGCGGGCCGTGGGCGTTGGGGGCGGGACAGATGGCGGCGGAGCCTGATCTTTTTGTCTATCTGACTCGCGTCCTGGTCGCGCTGGGGGTCCTGTCCGTCTCCGCTTTCGTCTTTGTCCGTTGTGCGAAGAAGAAAAACGGCTCGGACGGAGAGGGAGTGCCTGTGAGGGTTTTGACATCCTTGCCCGTGGGTAAGGATGTCTTTTTTGTGGTCCGCTGCGGACCGGATGTCCTTGCTTTTACCTCGGGCGGGGGCGGGAGCCGTTTGATGGGTAGGTGGACGTATGAGGATTGGATGTGTTCGGCCGAGGAGACGCCGCCTCACCGAGGTGACGAGGGGGGGTAAACCTCTCTTCGCCCTCCTTTTGGGGCTGGTCGCCCTGTTCCTGCCGTTTCTCTTCCTGACGCCCGCGCTGGCTGCGGAGGTGGGATCCTTTTCCCTGCCCTCCCTGCGGCTGGGCATCGCCTCCGCCGATTCTCCCGCGGATGTGGCCCTGTCGCTCCAGATCCTGGGGCTGCTCACCGTCCTCAGCCTGGCTCCGGCCATCCTGCTGATGATCACCAGCTTCACGCGCATCGTCATTGTCTTGGGGTTCGTGCAGCGTGCGATTGGGCTCCAGCAGTCGCCTCCGCAGCAGGTCGTCACGGGGCTTGCCCTCTTTTTGACCCTTTTCACCATGTATCCCACCTGGAACCAGGTCTATGAGAACGGCCTTGCCCCTTACCTGGCGAGGGACATCTCCGCGGAGCAGGCGTGGCAGCGTACCGTCGTGCCGGTACGGGAGTTCCTGTTCCGCTACACGCGGCAGGAGGAGCTCTCCCTGATGACCTCCATGGCGAAGCTGGAGCAACCCGCATCCCAGGACCAGGTCCCGACCCGGGTCCTGGTGCCGGCGTTCATGCTGAGCGAGCTGAAGACCGCCTTTCAGATGGGGGTGGTCATCTACATCCCTTTCATCGTCGTGGATATGGTGGTCTCGAGCGTCCTGTTGGCCATGGGGATGATGATGCTTCCGCCGATGATGGTGTCCCTGCCCTTCAAGCTGGTGCTCTTCGTCATGGCGGACGGCTGGAACCTGGTCGTGATGAGCCTTTTGAAGAGCTTCACGAACGTGCCCTGACCCTATAAAGGAAAGGATTGAAGGGAGAGGACCCAAATGCCCGTAACGCTCCTCAGTCTTTACGACGTCATGAGCAATGCCGTGTGGACGATGATGGCCGTTTCCATGCCCATCCTCATGGTTGCGATGGTGGTGGGGCTCCTGATCGGCATTCTCCAGACGGCTACGTCCATCCAGGAGCAGACGCTGATCTTCATCCCGAAGATCCTGGCCGTCTTTCTCTCCATGGTGCTTCTGGGGCCCTGGATGGGGGCCAGGATGCTCGTCATGACCCGTGAGATATTGGGGCAGCTGGAGCGCTTCATCCAATAGTTCCGCAGTTCTGCTCCCTGGGCGTTCGTATGCGACGTCTCGCAAAAGCCGCATTGTCTGCGGATACCTGCGAAACGGAATGAGAAGGCGCCGGGATAAGGAACGATACTCCGAGGGGAGGGGCGTGCGTTGAGGGGAATCGAGCTGCCCACGCAGCTTCTCGTCGTTTATCTGCTGATCCACCTTCGTTTTGTGGGCATGGTGTTTGCCTCGCCCCTTTTCGCCTCCACGATGTCCCCGGCCTCCTTTCGCTACCTGGGCGCGGTGCTCCTGACCGCGGCGTCCGTGGGGGCGGTGCAGTCCGCCCAGGTCCCCGTGGTCCTCTTCGACAGCGTCCTCGCTCTGTCCGTCCTGGCCCTGCGCGAGTTTTTTGTGGGGTTTGCCATCGGGTTCCTGGCGTCCCTGCCCCTTCCGGCTCTGAACACCGCCGGGGAGCAGATCGGCACGGCCATGGGCTTCTCCATGGCGCAGGTCGTAGACCCCATGACGCAGAGCCAGGCGTCGATTATCGGCCAGCTGAACTTTCTGGTGGGGCTATGGTTCTACTTTCGTTGGAACGGGCATCTTCTGATGGTGCAGTCGGTTATCGAGAGCCTGCGCCTCGTGCCCCTGGGGCGTCTGGCCCTGTTCCCCGCCGGGGACATGTCCCTGGGAACTTGGCTCCAGGAGCTTTTCGTGTTGGCGATGCGGATCGTGATCCCCTTCTACTGCGCCCTCGTGCTGGCGGACGTCGGTCTGGGCTTCCTGGCCCGGACGGTCCCTCAGATGAACATCTTCGTCCTTGGGCTCCCCATCAAGGTGGCGTTGGGGTTCCTGGTCCTGGCCGCGGCGCTGCCGCTGGTGGTGGACCTGATCTATGCCCAGTTCGAGCGGTGGATCGAGTTTGCCCTGACGAGCGTCCTGGCGTGGAGGGGAACGCCGTGACCCTCCTTTTAGGAGAGCGCATCGTCGGGGGAGGACGGCCCATCCCCTTCGATCTCCAGTTCTTCGCTCAGGAGCGGACCGAGCCGGCTACACCCAAGAAGCGCCAGAAGGTGCGCTCGGAGGGACGCGTCTGCGTGAGCCGGGACCTGACGGCCGCCGTCGGGATCCTGACGGGGCTGGCCGCCCTGCTCCTCCTGGGGCCCTTCATCTATGGGCTTTTTTTCGCGCTGCTCCAGCTCTCCATTCGTTTCATGGGGGATAAAGTCCTTCTGAGGGAAGGATGGTTCCCTATCTTGTCCCTGGAGGCGGTCAAGAGCTATTTCCTGACCTGGCTCCCCCTGGGGGGGCTGGTCGCCATCCTGGCCGTGGCGGTGATCGTCTGGCAGGTGGGCTGGACTGTCACGGGCGAGCCCTTCAAGATCAATCTGGACCGCCTCAACCCTATCAGCGGGATGAAGAAGATCATCTCGCTGCGCTCGCTGGTGGAGCTGCTCAAGGGGTTGCTGAAGGCGGCGGTCTTCGCCGTCGTGATCTATACCGCCATCCGGGACTACCTTCCCGACACCCTGAGGGCCATGCAGTTCCCAGTCGGGTATGGAAGCGCCGCCTTCTGGGACATGCTCTGGTCCCTTGCGATGCGCCTGGCGGCGATGCTCCTGATCATGGCCCTGATCGACTACATGTATCAGAAGTGGGAGTTCGAGCGGTCGATCCGCATGAGCCGTCAGGAGATCAAGGAGGAGTTCCGCCAGATGGAGGGGGACCCGCAGATCAAGAACAAGATCCGGCAGAAGCAGAGGGAGCTCGCCAAGAAGCGCATGATGGCCTCGGTGCCCAAGGCCGACGTGGTCATCACCAACCCGACGACCCTGGCCGTGGCCCTGGAGTACGACCGCGAGCTGATGAGCGCCCCCCAGGTCGTGGCGAAGGGGCGCGGGATCGTGGCGCAGAGGATTCGGGACCTGGCGCGTGCGCACGGCGTGCCCGTCGTCGAGAACAAGCCTCTGGCCTGGGCACTGTTCGAGGGGGTCGAGATCGGGGAGGAGATCTCCGAGGAGCTCTATCGCGGCGTCGCGGAGATATTGGCCATGGTCTACCGCCTGCGGGCGGGATAGGAGGATTGCGGCTCGGACAGGTTAGTGGATTCCTTGGATTTGTGGCTTCCCCGCCTCCTGTTGTATAATCGAACGGGAGGGGGGGGGGCTGTGGACCATGCCCTCGAGCTAAAATGGAATGGAGTGGAACGCGTGCGATGACCGAAAAATTCTTTGTAAGAAAATCCGTGGGGCTTTCCCTGCTCTTCTGCCTTGCCGTTTGGGTTTCGTCCGCCTGGGGCTCGGACGAGGACATCCTGAGGAAATGGACGAGGACCAACTCCTTCAGCGAGAAGACCGACCTCCAGACGGTGGCCATCAAGGTGACCTACTATTCGGCGGAGTACGTCGAGGCGCTGGTGCGCTCGGAGGCGGAGAAGAACCTCTGGACGAAGGACGAGATGGAGAACTACAAGTACACCCTGCTGAAGAGCCTGAACCTCCACGACTCCATAGCCTTTCATATTGACTTCAACGTCACGGGCACCCCCATGTACGCCCAGCCGTTCGATCGTCATCTGACGCTCTTCGTCGGCAAGCAGCGCTACAACCCCTCCGACTACGACAAACGATTCAACTTCAAGATCTCCGGACAGCGGGACGGAATGGTCTTCTTCCCCCGCTACGATCCCAAGACGGGCAAGGACATTCTGGAGAAGGCCAAGGACATCCGCCTTGTCCTGAGCGGGTCCATCAGTCAGGCCACCGCGGCAAGAGGGGATGTCCGCTGGGTCTGGGACCTCTCGAAGGACAATCCCGAGGCCCTGGGGACCGGCAAGGCCATGGACCGTCTGGAGCTGGACCGGCTGATCAAGCGTATGGAGAAGTTGAATCAGGAGCGGCAGGAGCTCCAGACGAAGATTGACGCCATCGATCGGGAGCTCGGTGAGGTCCGCAGCCGGGTGGACGAGCTTCAGACCCGGTAGACGATGAGGGCGGAGGGCATTTTGCCCATGGCTTATAATGAGGAGAGATTGAAGTGGATCGCATCGCAGTTCTGACCAGCGGGGGGGACTCCCCGGGCATGAACGCCGCCATTCGGGCGGTGGCGCGCACGTGCTTCTTCAACGACAAGGAGTGCGTGGGGGTCCTCCGGGGCTATGAAGGGTTGATCGATGGGGATTTCATCCCCCTTACCCGTTCCTCCGTGGGGGGCATCATCCATCGCGGGGGGACGATCCTCAAGACCGCGCGCAGCGAGCGCTTCACGACCCCTGAGGGGCGTGGGGAGGCCCTGGCCCGGATGAGGGCGGCCGGGATCGAGGGCCTGGTCGTGATCGGCGGCGACGGGTCCTTTCACGGGGCCAGGGAACTGCACGAGATGGGGATGCCGGTCATCGGCATTCCCGGGACCATCGACAACGACGTCGCGGGGACGGACGAGACGATCGGCTTCGACACCGCCGTCAACACCGCCCTTGAGGCCATCATGCGCCTTCGGGACACCGCGTCCAGCCACGATCGCCTGTTTATCGTCGAGGTGATGGGGCGCAACGCCGGCTTCCTGGCCCTCGAAATAGCCGTCGCCTCGGGGGCGGAGTACGTCGTCGTCCCAGAGCTTCCCCTGAGCATCGGCAACCTTTGCCAGAGGCTGCGCCTCTCCCAGGAGAAGGGGAAGAGCCATACGCTCATCATCCTGGCGGAGGGGGTCATGTCCGCCAACGAGATGAAGGACAAGCTCCAGGACACCGGGGGCTATGACGCGCGCGTCACCGTCCTGGGCTACATCCAGAGGGGGGGCAGCCCCACGTCCTTCGACGTCCTGCTGGCCTCCCGGATGGGCGCCTACGCGGCCGAATCCCTGCTGATCGGGAAATCGGGCTATATGGTGGGGAATGTGAACCACCGCATGGTCCTGAGCGACCTGGAGCGCTCCTGGAGCGAGCATAAGTCTCTCAGCCCGGAGCTTTTGGGGTTGGTCGACAAGCTGAATTGAGCCCCATGCGGGGACCCAATGCCTCACAGCCCGTACGCTCGATCCCTCAATTCGCCGGATTCGCCGGCCTTTACCCCGGCCCCGATGGCGCCCCTTCCCGTGACTGCCTTGGATTCGCTGCGGGGCATCGTGGCCTCGGACCTGGGAGGGCGGAGGGCCTCCAGACTTTCGGACGC
This window encodes:
- a CDS encoding flagellar hook-basal body complex protein codes for the protein NEKCGWPGNPSGKAKIKMDGVEYDMSFKTNLASADGKGYLTVTVENGGKKQELVFDMVGIDGGKPKLAAGTHAPAAPVFPGSNPSVAMTLDYDDSTGGLKIKKPDGSTVFEYNLKADMRYTSFTLKNGATETPVIAEFDESPSKLSGTPTTLTLWYPKTGGAGMERLTAKVHFKPDGKFDFVEKIAGTFPAGFTADNLKIAVVGNGSGLAVQQAKDLANPKEPFDTLAQINQGGFHQTKKDIFDCQGNKYTLEVNFKKITENRWRWEAFLLDSEGKQVSGPNCEEGSGSSSGNSSAIVPTPSSGEIAFCGCGPICDPLEQEIEIPFSVKGMTNSKIKLNFGGDGDKLNGVTQYASETTTKAIYQDGYEMGVLNDYNVGKDGTISGTFSNGQVQKLYRVALATFANQQGLEKTGETAFIPTINSGEPNIDAADSGGKGKITGATLEMSNVDLTEEFTRLIISQRGFQANTRVVTTSDQILEEVVNLKR
- a CDS encoding flagellar FlbD family protein, which codes for MIELHRLNGELFLLNSDMIETVEITPDTVVRLFNGHRYIVRETLAEICDKTVAFRRLAGYSCVMASALDESRDPEPGRQGLS
- the fliN gene encoding flagellar motor switch protein FliN gives rise to the protein MDDLLSQDEINALLSGGALGEDSGSGLSMEDSQLLDEVASIFSNAENSVFGMLSGKDVDTALESAEVLSQKDLLEKLPEAPFVFRATCGGFDDIPLTLVVEQRGALMLADLMMGGEGKELPEEPSDLYLNAAQEGLSQVVGASFTSLSGLLGGRRLMPENTTSSLAGEDWLPFTQLDAEASVWVSPATVQVDGLDPFKVWSSIPLDSALAIVGLMRQIIGEQTPKDSVPPPDEPAASAHPAGPAPSMRAPQPKAPASNAMPSMSRAAAQQPAPMVDVHPAEFLPLGQGGGMGNSRIDMLADIPVRVTVELGKTRKNISEILALTTGSVIELDKMAGEPVDILVNGKPIARGEVVVIDENFGVRITDVLGSVARVHSA
- a CDS encoding flagellar basal body-associated FliL family protein, translating into MKRIIVFVVVGLVMFGAGFGGGLMLGRTMASGDGAAVDTRQVKAPGPIVSVGEFTSNLAGAGRHVITFTLSLELLNEKAVDVIQAPGWLLRIKNEVLLIVKDKVYEDLTSAEGTLQFAGDIKRTLNSILPESKGEPLIVQALFESFVLQ
- the fliM gene encoding flagellar motor switch protein FliM; the encoded protein is MSQSEIDSLLSALTSGSVDLDSISESSSDYKVKVYDFKRPDKFSKDQLRAIQMIHEAFARQLTTVMSTLIRSMVSAEVASVDQLAYEEFVNSLVQPTVIGTVEMHPFDGNILVELNPNLVFSIIDRMLGGKGEFSGKVRELTDIEKTVTERVMMRMLELLEDSWSTVVDVRFRFESMESNPFFVQICPPRDMVLLVILKLKVGDIEGMMSLCFPYFLMEPIVDKLSSQQWFASTSRKRDEDERERIVSSLGNVRIPLSLELGHTVLSLADVYALEPGDVIKLDETRESEISVRVGNHVRFKARPGTRDGRLAAELTRILDGTAEEEAEGGDGDGRSS
- a CDS encoding motility protein A is translated as MDLTTVVGMLISWILVIGGMASGGSLGAYIDIPSLLITIGGTVGAVIVSFPGDKLKAAGGVIKSAFVSREPNLLGMVQTIVSFAEKARREGLLALESDVSELDNEFMKKSIQLVVDGTDPELVKAILDTEIGVREDRHLSNKAVFDTMAELAPAYGMIGTLIGLIAMLGNLQDVSALGPGMAVALITTMYGSMVANMFAGPISKKLAARSAQQIAAMELMVEGILAIQAGENPRIVEEKLKVFLPPRLRGTLGQKEE
- a CDS encoding Rpn family recombination-promoting nuclease/putative transposase, which codes for MNELEAQVRGANPLNDVLFKYLFVSNPNKENLLRLLNDVLGPERRIVDVEYLDRENDPRRFGGRTSFLDVLARSEDGCIFHVEVQLLDEGYFFERVTYYAACTLSDQLSKSDDYDCLRPVLFVSILRFELFPDRPETWRSIHRILDVENLQCYSKLLEFQFFELPKLKRLFASMRGNGAVHRHKRPTQHPGLDSPGGLVVCL
- a CDS encoding flagellar motor protein MotB, with product MARQKKAPPPPPSAPLYMATYGDMVTLVLCFFVLLFAMSSVDAQKFQKALISLKGSLGVLKGGQTTEEPIEPHRSGEEGRDAGSAPRFEMDTRHVAHTINSYLRAEGLDKSIQVSINQRGVAVSISDQFLFASGSAELKPEGQRALYKIAMLVRDKVPAVAVEGHTDSVPLAGGMYRNNWGLSSMRAAVVADYLETAGGIDPLKLQAVGFASYQPIVPNDSPEHRALNRRVDLVFLSQYPKR